The Pithys albifrons albifrons isolate INPA30051 chromosome 4, PitAlb_v1, whole genome shotgun sequence genome segment GGATACATGCTCTCCAGGTGCAAATCTGGTATTTTCAGGGCAAGTATACCCAGAGAGATGGTGTGTGTGTACTGTGAACCCACTGATGATCAGCCTACATGCTAGACTAACTCTGAATGTGCAAATGGTCCTTTCATGCATGCCTCAATTTGCCAGAATTTTACCACTTGACAGCCTATCCATGTATCTGGAAAGCCtgacaaaatttttaaaacaccTTTCATTTTCCCTGGACTGTGTCCAAATAGAGGACAGCCttacattttaaagcaaactATTTACACACAAAGAGTCCTGTCAGAAGAGGATAACCACTTCAGACAGATATTTTTGACATGTGATGTTACTTAGTTAGTaccctgcacagctctgaagTAACACTGCCACTTCAAAGACCACCTGGCTGGCTGAGATGATGCAATCAATATAATGCCAGAATACATCTATTGGCACCATCCATTGGCCACCTACCTGCTCAGGGCTGACAGTGATGGGCTCCTTCAGAACATGCCAGATCACACATTCAAGCAGTGGTGGAGTGGTCAGTGAGCCAGGGTATGTCCAGTAATCTCTGCATGCAGGAAGGAGTCCAGTGGGGTCAAAATTTGTGAAGGAAGCTTGCTTTCCCTACAATAAAGTAAGAAAATGTGTTGATGTCAGTGGAGACACCACATACACACACTGGGCTTGCTGCAGTAATATCTTCTCTTGAAGCTCCACGTTTGGTGAATGACAGAAATAGAGTTTGGCATGAAGCAGTGAGTACCAAATACAGCACATTTGGGATTAAGTACTCTCAgcaatatatttaatattttcaagacACCGCTTATCATATCAAGTGTTGCATTTAAGTTCCTTGCTCCTAGAGATTTGATCTTACTTGAAAAACAAGAAGATTTCAGATGCCATTGGAAGGAAATATAAAAGCTGGGAGACCCGTTGTAGAGTCCACTGTGATAAACAGCAGTGTCCAATTATCTCAAAGTGAGCCTGATGACAAAGATGACAGTGTAGTCtccttttttaccttttctgtcCATGTTTCTCATTGGCACAGGCCTTTACCCCCTATAAAGGTATCTAGTTACTCAGCAGGTACTTCAAGTTTCTCATTAAGGCTTTTTTCCCTATAGTTATATATCCTGATTAAACTGTTTATCTGGATTCTCTAGAAATAGCCATGAGAAGCATGCCCTTTGAAGGACGAAAATTTATCACACAGAAGCAGAGATGAAGGGAAGTATCTGTCAACACTGACTAGAAAAGACACCTAGAAGAGTAGTTAGATTAGGAAGATAAATCCTACCCTACAGGTTTAAATgcagttaaaagacagaaatgtaGTCAGAGAGATAGGAAATGATTTCTGTTTCTAGCACTCTTTTCTCTCTACCACAAGTCCTTTCAAATCTGTTTTGCATTTAGGATGACAGAAGCACCAGTGCTGATGGCAAGAagctttgttttacttttgcaCATGCAGCAGTTTGggaagcagttaaaaaaaatctactttctgaagaaaacagcataGCTGTGATTGGTGCTAGTCAACACAGAAAGCAGATATTACCTTGGTTTGAATGGAGTTCAGAGCATCCACAACTGCCTGTATTTCAGGCTTGGCATTTCCCACCTGTAACACAAacaatagaaaaagaaaagtcaccAGGTACTCTCATGATATATTTAGCTTTCTATTACAGTTATCACGGCAACATTTTTCCAGCACCATTTCTTTACATAACAGGACTAATATAGAATAAATCACTGGAACTGTCTCTGTAAAACCATGCCAGTTGACAGTCAGCACAAATGGGCCAGCCAAAGACCCTGGACAAAATAGAGCCACTTTCATTTACAGTgtgaggatttatttttaatcttaagCTGTTCTTTTTACATAGAAATCACCCTCCAAATAAAACAGACACCCTTAGTGAGGCCAGGACTGAGTACTACATACTGCTGGGGCACTGACACATTCTCCAAGTAGCTGCAAAGACAATtcaactaaaacaaaacagtcTAGACATTTAACAAtgacaagaaaaggaaaacaggctgTCCTACAGCAGATTCATACACACAGCTGTCAGTTACGCACACCACCTTTCCCTGGTAAGAGTTATGGTAGTGTCACTGTCTTGCTGAAGGCAAGTTTGCTGCTACAGGGGTGCCACACTGATGGACAGCACCCATACTCCATAGCTAGCGtacaatttttatttggaaCGGAAGATGAGATTTTGGGGCACCACAGAGTTTGCTATGGGTTTAGGCAGTATAGTACAATGCTGCCTTAGTCTATATTTTAGGCTTTTAGGTTCTCCTTGCAACATTAATATGCTGgacaaatgaaacagaagtttAACTAACCTTCATGAGGATGCCCACCACAGCCAAACCATCAGGATGCTTCACAGCTTCAGCAAATTTACCATATTTTACATTCCAGTGTACAATATGGAGCTAGGAGCAAGAAAACAAGAAGTGCTTTGAAGATCTTATTTCATCCAGAATACTTGACAAATTAAGATGCGAGGAAGTAATTTATTAAGAGCAGATGGAAGTTTTACTGCTGAGATTTAAAAACTTTTGTGTATAGTCAAGAATTTGCTGAGGCATTCATCTACTTTATGAAGTTTCATTTATGCAAAGATTTCTGCAATGCATTGTATTTTGCTTCTCAGTCTTATTCCCATACAAGTTTTAAATGCAAGCTGTGGCTGCTTTATTCTGCTTTCTAGCAAAACTCCTCTTATCTTCAGCATGAGTTTTTCCCCACATACAGCCTGCAGGACTTTGATACAGTATTTTAATGCTGTATATACTGGAGTTCTTATCAACACTGAAACAGATTATCCTAAGTCTCAGGAGCAGTAGAGAAGACACTAACTACACAGCTGACCTGCAGTTTAcaaagttaaattaaaaaaaaaaaccaaacaagcgaacaaaaaaccctaaaccccAATCCTGTCCTtttctggaaagatttttaatCTCCAGATCACATTCAGgatgttgctttctttttagtttttaagATTTTCCTAATTTAAGTTCATCTGGCTGTTTCCCAATGTCTGCAAGTCCACCAAGTAATTATGGTACTGTGAACAGACATGAGCCAAAGGGGAAGTTTCACAGATAAGACAAAAGCTGCTTCTATCTCATGAAAAAGGCAGAGCCAACGAATTTTTAGGGCCATTTCTTTTGCCTGTAAATGCAAATCACAGGTATGTTCAGGGAACGTGTATGAATACAATCTAGAAGTCTGTCGCAGCATCCAGAGGTAGATTTTGAAACAGAGGACATGGAAAGATGGGATGCAAGGCACTAAAATCACTCAATTTCTGTAGTCAGACTTTAAGACAGTCTTAAGGAGTCCAAGGAACATCTGAAGCCTCAAACGTATCACAAAAAGAGTGCTTACAAGATCTCACTTgactgcctgccctgcctgccccaatATTATTCTGCTGCTTATATAAATGCCTCTGATGTTAAAAATTGAAGTCAGTAAAAGGAGGTGTGTGCGTACAGAGGCGCTGCAATTCTATTCCTTCATAGTCTTCAAAAGACACTgagaaataagggaaaaaacagGGATAATTAATGTGGggttttctgcttctctttggCATGAAGTAGCTAAGAAATCAAATACCATAAGTCCTCCAATTCTAATTTGCTCTTGCAAGGAGTAGGTTCTAAGGTGGCATTGTGGCAAATCTTCTATGGTAACCTCCTCCTATGAAGATTCACAGAGAAGTTGCTACTGTgatgaaatactttaaaaaaataaatactcttTATACACAAAAGACTGGAGAAGGTAAAGCATGTCCTACCTCTGCATCATACTTCACACCATCCACAGTGTGCTCAGACCCTTGGCCCTCACAGGATCCCCAGTGAATGTGAAACTGTACCAGCCTGTAGACTCCATCCAGTGCTCCTCCTTGCAGCACTGCAAAGCAAAGAGACTCTATTAGCAACTCCCATAATCTTTGTTATCGAGTCTCACTTCAAACTGGAACAGCCATCTCAAGTCTTCCATGTGATTCACAGATCATTGCATGCTGTCATGCTACTCCAGATCATCTTCCATGGTACATTACTGCAATACACTAAAATCAGTAATAAATGCATAAAAACATAAGTGATTTTACAGTGAGCATCTCATCAGCAATTTAACAGGCATGCTATTATTACAAGTGATGAGGGAAGATGTAACTTTTCTGTCACCAAGCAGATAAAGGCCTTTGTAAGAGGGCCATGGAGTTATTCAAAGGAAGTACATTTGAAGACCAAATCATCTTTCATGTACTATTGTACTCTGTCCTTTCATTTTTTAGACACTTCATCCATTTAGGCCTTAATCCTGCAAATCCTGTGGCAGATGGGATTGAGTGCAATGCTGTTGGTTCCAAATTAAACCTAAACACCTGTTAGCCGTGGGTTGCAGCCACGTAAAGTACTAGGCACAGGGCAAGGCATTGCAGAGATGTGAATTCAAATCTCTTTTCTGTCCCATTGTGGTGAAAATAGCAATGCCTgcacagaaagatttttttaaataatagatTAGGAATTAGTTGTTTATTTATAGTCTCCATTATCTGGCATTACCCGTGCTATGGGACTGCTCTAAGAGTGGAGTGCCCAGCCACACTTTCAATTATACAGAAGTGAGGTCCCCTGAGCTCCCTTATTCTGCTTGTTAGTTTTACCCTTCCACTTAAACTGTGACCAATCACCATTATGATATGCAGGATCAAGCCCTACTACTACTACTGCTGCAAAATGCCCAAGGCACAGACAATTTCTCCTCCAGTGCAGCATAAAGCACAGAACAATAACAAATAGTTCTATTAAATAGAGCTATTTATCTAAGTCACCAGAGCAAGGTTTCACACTGGTTTGTGGTTTGGTTgggttattttcctttattccaAGCATCTCAAATTCAAACTCACAATTAATCTTTAGggtattaatatttaaaaataaaataatgtaatttgaACTGTTAGATTTTTTAAGAGACTaatttctctctatatataaataaatatagatgCAATAAAGTGACAGAAGAGTGTTGACATCAAATATTACATGTAAGTGTGCTCTGTGTATGCACCACAAAATGGCTCTGTGGAATAAAGATGCTTTTCTCTCAGTTTGCAATTAGTCTAGACACTAGCACAATACGTGCATGTGTGAAAACACACACCAAAACTGATTGAAAAAGGTCACTGTATGTACAGGTTTGAATAATTCTGATTATATGCAAGCATGTACAACAACAGCCATGGATATATGGTAATGAGGTCAGAAGGATTTCACTAAAAAATTGGAacacatgaaaattaaatataagattcaaaaaaaaaaaccaaattattttccaCTGGTGTGCCTTACACATGCAAAATTTGGGTTCAGAGGACAAATTTAGCATTTGCCTGGTGTTGTTTTGGAAGACATACTTAGAAGTCACCCAACATGTActtctttttgaaaaatgtgAACACATGTTCTACTGCAGCCTTTGTACTTTCCAATACTGTAGCCAACACTGAACAGTCAACAGACCAGGACTTGCCCTACCTATTGCCAAGCTATGTGATCCAAAGAATGGCTACTTATAATAATTAAATAGAAACATCTTATTCTGCTTTTATGTTTCTATATGTTTTAGTTGCCAAGAAGCATAAACTTTTAAACACAGCACTACAAATCAGCACAATTTTTTCAGAAAGGTGACTGTGAAAGTGCATTAGTTCCTTttagaaatgaagaaattgGTTGCTATGTCTTTACAGATGCAAAATCATTTAATCCACACAATATCTTGCTTCATTTAAAAGTAATGCCATGGTTCTGTGATGTATCAGTTTCAGATCCTTTAGCTCATGGTCTTGCTGCTCGTTGCAGGTACAAATGGACTGAGGTTCCACCATTCCTCAACCTCAGGAAGCACTAGCATAGCATAGGTTAATCTGCTGTTATTAATCAATGGAAAGCATGCTGAAAAGCAGAACCATGCAATATTCTTGAATCCATTTGCAGTGTTATTTGTCTACACAAAGCTTGCTATAGTCTCATAAAACTCAAAAGATGCACAAAAATCTCTTTGCAGTTTTCGCTTACTTTTCTTACTCTGTGGTTCTCAAATCCAGCACTAGCTTATTTTGACTCACAGCACAGCATTCAAAGAAAGTAATAATTAGATTAGTGTAAATGAACACAAATTCAGCAGGCTTAATTACAGAACAGCCCTTCTTATTCTAACCTACATTAagcagttattttatttttaatacttctcAGCTTTTCCAAAGAAGAATTTAAAACTAGACTCAAAAGGCAAAGTAGAAATGTTAGAggtattggttttttttccagcaccAGCCTTTTAAACCATGAATAGACGCCACCAGCCTTCGTAACGTAAAAGTTCATCAAGGATCAGAACAACATTCACACCAGGAACTTCCCTGTCTTTGTTCCATGTGACAGGAATATCAACTCAGACCACACTGAGAAAATAATTGCAACCTTTccattccctttttaaaaaggatGGGGAAGTTCTGATCCATATATGAGCATTTCATCATTAGTTCCCTTCCTTTTGAAATTAACACTAGTAAAAACTGTtctgaaaatatatatgtagCTGTGCTCCTTTTTATTCTACAGCACAGCTTCAGATGCATGGCTGTCTGAAGACAACACAAGCTGAGCTGAAAAACACGTTCTTTTCTCATAGATTCAATCTACTCAACACAGTTTGACACAAACTGGTCTCCAAAGATGTGCAACAGCCCGAGAACTAGCAGCTTgaaagtacctttttttttaactatttgaCAGTTATTTTAAATGTCACAGTGGGACAAATTTGGAACTACTTTGCTTAGATTCTAAGAAATGGTAGCATTTTTCTGTTACCATTCTACCTTCTACCCTTTACTGGAAAAAGTCTACTATTAACATCCTGCAATTACATTACGCTGTAATTAAGTGATCTCATAATATGGTCCTGTTACGGGTTTGGCCATATGTAAGTCTTAGCATCACTAATTTGGAAAGTTGAATAACCACATGAACTCTTCCACTGACAGGACCTACACTGCCTGTGGTATTCCTTGGATACAGAAGGGGAAGCTTATTTGACTCCACTACTCTTTCTTGGGATATTTGAAAACACCCAAAAATCAAAGGGCATTTTGCTGCATCTGGCAAGCTGTTTATTGAGGTCACACATTCCACTGCTCTACTTAAGAGGCAAGTCAGTGGGCAGCTACCCCTTCCCATGTCAAACAGAACAGCCTTGTAAAAAATACTGTGGAACACTTCATATCTTTTTTCAGGAAGTGTTAGCACCCACATCTGTGAATTTTTGTAGGAGCACTGTGGAATTTAGTTAGCTCCTATGGGATGTTCTCTCTACAGAGAGCAGAAAACTAATAGATCTCTTCAAGGCAATAAACATGTCAATGAAATAATCAAAATGGCTGAATTGCAAGATTGTTTGATGAGTTAGAATGGACTCCCTCCTGTCATACAAttagtgtggaaaaaaaaactatCAAGTTTGATACTTTGAGAAAATGGAGAATGAGAAAGTGTTCTTCAATGAAAATCATTGACAGCAGAGCTCCTTACGGTATCTGAAATAATGGGTTCCACTAGAGCACAGTAGATGTCCAAAGACCCAAATTTGGGAAATCAATTTTAATCACGATTCCACCCAACAAAAACCTAGCAGCAGGACATTTGAAGCATTTCCCTTTGAGGAGAGCCCTCTCACACATACATTGTTTAGCACAAAGAAAACCAATATTTTGTATCAGCCTACAGTATAGATGAGCATGTGTATATGATATTGTGGGTATATGTGTATGCAAATATATGCATAGTATACACATTAATGCTAATATACTGTAAGCTTGTGTGTATACACAGAAATCTGTATGACAGAAAACAGCActtgaagaaaaagcagatgaagctctacttgagaaaaaaaggcatcttGAGCACCATGCACTATTAATGACACAAAAAAGACTCATGAGGATGCTCAGAGATTAGCCTTGTTCTTATGCAAGGATGGGCTTCCTCATCTGACTGAAGAGTTCAGTTAGGGTGAGCTGTCACTTCTGTGAAATGTGAAGTACACAGTCACAGTTTGTGAGATGTTTCCTTCCTTATGTTATCTCTTTTAGACATTCCTCCTAGGATGTTCTATCATGACAAGCAAGAAGAGTAATTCAGGCATCTTACTGTAGGGTTCATACCTGCAGAAAACATCTGTAATCAGTTTcaccatgagaaaaaaaattggtttcaCCACTAAGGAGAAAAACCCCCTACTCTGACCTTGCTAGAAGTTTAGCCTGATAAGGCAACAAGGGTGTTCCACAGAGATAGACCAGAATGAAACAACTGCCAAAACGCAGGCGGCCTGAAGACGTGTATCTGCAGCAGGTCAGTTGTTCCAATTCACCTCAGCTGAACTATTTCATCCAGACTGGGCAGCAGCCAGAAAGACTCTGACCTGCTTAAAGATACAAAGTCATTTAGGTTCTTAACATTCCTACAACTCTCTGGGACCAGTGGAGCTTATGTCTCATGTAGTCTCTTAAATGGAGATTCTCTGAAAATCATATGATGCTGTACTAAGCCTCTGACCAGCCTTCAGCCGTCACATTTCACACCCTATAGGCTGACAACTTTCAGGACCAAGTTGGAAGCATTAAAATTCTCCTGAAAGTAACAGTTGGTTTAATTTCTAATAGCTAAATACTAATCTCCGTGACTGCTTAGTGTACTGAATACTGCATATTGGACATAGTCTCCATCCTATGTTGAGATCCAGTGATGGACAAACAAAGTTGTGGGCATTGCCTCTAAGCATGCAGCAAGCCCTCATGTCtaagtaaataaacaaactaTCAGCTGGGAAGAGTGGTAATCGTGACATCTGGCACACAGCTTCATTACAtcttaaaaataagtttttccaAGTGGCCCCAGCTGATAACAGCTGACTAGTTTCTCCTAGTTTTGCACTAAAAGCGCCTCTAGAGGAATttgaaaaaacagaaggaagttgCCATGATTCTTAAATGCACAATCTACATCAAGTTTCTGCTCAGAAATTGCATgttaacaaaaaacccaaatcatatcaaaacaaaaagccaatgTAAGTGAAGGACACTTTTGTGCTCTGTAAAGAAATTAAGACCTCAAACATACAGGACTGATCTCAAGCCCTCTCATCTTGCCTTTCCGTTCCTGGAAGCACTAGAGCTATTCAAGTCACTTGTTTACATGGGCTTTTCAGCTTCTGGTGATCCCAGCTCACAGGAAAAACGACTTACTGATCTCACACCCTTGAGACTTCTGACTTTTGAGTCAAGCTGTAGCACGTTACTTGTGACATAAGCTGGTGTTTGAATAGAGTGTCCTAAAGATATAAGCAATCAGTTCTCCGATTTCTGATTCCAAAGATCAACACATTTCTTAGGCTATACTGCACTGTGACTTTCCATCCATGACCCTATCCTGATGAGACACAATATTCTAGCATAGCTAATATATATCTTTGGATCTGAAAAGCCTAAAAATAGACCAGTAGCAGCGACTTTGATGAAGAGTGGTGCCTTAAAGACAGCATCCCTGCCTGTTTCTTCCTCCATTTGCTAGCTGAGGTGGAAGTGTAGGAAAACAGCAACAGTGGCACAACTTTCAAACTCACCACCAACCAAGCAGTTTGGTTATACTGGTTTTTGAATTACCACTGTAACAGAATAGATTGGTTTGTTTACCGTGAGTCACAATTCCTATACCAGCTGAAGCATATCCATTAATATTTACAATTTTAGAAAGAATCAGGTAATATATTGAATTACAACTCCTCAAAGACTCCAAAGAGGTGCTAGCATCAAGGTGAAAAGACTATTTCCATTTCACCAAATCTTCTCATAATTTTTAAGTTCTACTATGACTTTATGTTTACAAAAATTTCAGATTTACTTGTGACTCTGACCTGAATTCCAGTACTCTCCCACCTCACAGCagcaaggaaggagaaggaaataattaaGAGACTTGTCCAGAAACATTACCAGTACATTTAGCTAGAGCTTCACACCATAGTTGCAATTCACTTCTGTCAGGTTTTACTAGTACAATATGGTATTTTAACATTCCTGTTAGAGAATAAATTCATGATTGAGAGCCCTCTTCCCTTTCTAAGCTCATCTAACACATGATCAGAAAATATAGAATACATAGTCTAGTGCTGCGACCATTTCTTA includes the following:
- the LOC139671421 gene encoding carbonic anhydrase 2 isoform X2, with translation MLQGGALDGVYRLVQFHIHWGSCEGQGSEHTVDGVKYDAELHIVHWNVKYGKFAEAVKHPDGLAVVGILMKVGNAKPEIQAVVDALNSIQTKGKQASFTNFDPTGLLPACRDYWTYPGSLTTPPLLECVIWHVLKEPITVSPEQMCKLRGLCFNAENEPVCHMVDNWRPCQPLKSREVRASFQ
- the LOC139671421 gene encoding carbonic anhydrase 2 isoform X1 yields the protein MSHHWGYGSHDGPAHWHEHFPIANGERQSPIAINSKSAKYDSSLKPLSFSYDASTARNIVNNGHSFNVEFDDSSDKSVLQGGALDGVYRLVQFHIHWGSCEGQGSEHTVDGVKYDAELHIVHWNVKYGKFAEAVKHPDGLAVVGILMKVGNAKPEIQAVVDALNSIQTKGKQASFTNFDPTGLLPACRDYWTYPGSLTTPPLLECVIWHVLKEPITVSPEQMCKLRGLCFNAENEPVCHMVDNWRPCQPLKSREVRASFQ